Proteins found in one Methylobacterium sp. CB376 genomic segment:
- a CDS encoding alpha/beta hydrolase, with product MLLLVAAATLLVAALPPGLVAVQRRMIYPGASFTYDALPAPPEGTAAIRVPTADGEILRALWRPPAPGCGVVVTFHGNASLPERHAARFAAGPWRARGWGLLALAYRGYAGSTGRPSERGLVADGLAALAEAARRAPGAPVLLHGHSLGTAVAVAVAATRPHLGLYLEAPFDSMLSMARLFFPALPAFVLRDTWRSDARIGAVAGPILIVHGDADPLIPLALAERLARAAPPGTRFLPVPGDHVSLLGQRDAEAEALFRAAIPAGCVAG from the coding sequence GTGCTCCTCCTCGTCGCCGCCGCGACGCTCCTCGTCGCGGCGCTGCCGCCCGGCCTCGTCGCGGTGCAGCGGCGGATGATCTACCCGGGCGCCTCCTTCACCTACGACGCCCTGCCCGCTCCGCCGGAGGGCACCGCCGCGATCCGGGTGCCGACTGCGGACGGCGAGATCCTGCGCGCCCTCTGGCGCCCGCCCGCCCCGGGCTGCGGCGTGGTCGTGACGTTCCACGGCAACGCCTCGCTCCCGGAGCGTCACGCCGCCCGCTTCGCGGCCGGTCCGTGGCGGGCGCGGGGCTGGGGCCTGCTCGCCCTGGCCTATCGGGGCTATGCGGGCTCGACCGGCCGCCCGAGCGAGCGCGGCCTGGTGGCGGACGGCCTCGCGGCCCTCGCCGAGGCGGCGCGGCGCGCGCCCGGGGCACCCGTCCTGCTGCACGGCCACTCGCTCGGCACGGCGGTCGCGGTGGCGGTGGCCGCCACGCGCCCGCATCTCGGGCTCTACCTGGAGGCGCCGTTCGACTCGATGCTCTCGATGGCGCGGCTGTTCTTTCCCGCTCTGCCGGCCTTCGTGCTGCGCGACACCTGGCGCTCGGACGCGCGCATCGGCGCGGTGGCGGGCCCGATCCTGATCGTGCACGGCGACGCCGACCCGCTGATTCCCCTCGCCCTCGCCGAGCGCCTCGCGCGGGCGGCGCCCCCCGGCACGCGCTTCCTCCCGGTGCCGGGCGACCACGTCAGCCTGCTCGGACAGCGGGACGCGGAGGCCGAGGCGCTGTTCCGGGCCGCGATCCCCGCGGGATGCGTCGCCGGCTGA
- a CDS encoding DUF3775 domain-containing protein yields the protein MDIAVEKVCEFILRVRALDVKEGPTDADSGSNPIDDGARDVLIEDPDDATEEELREVIAGLNDDERAELVALLYVGRGDMEPEEFPDAVRLAREREAAGTDPANYLLGIPNLGDLLAEGLEGMGLRCDV from the coding sequence ATGGACATCGCCGTCGAGAAGGTCTGTGAATTCATCCTGCGGGTGCGGGCCCTCGACGTGAAAGAAGGCCCGACGGATGCGGATTCGGGCTCGAACCCGATCGACGATGGCGCCCGCGACGTGCTCATCGAGGATCCCGACGACGCCACCGAGGAGGAGCTGCGCGAGGTGATCGCGGGCCTCAACGACGACGAACGGGCCGAGCTGGTGGCCCTGCTCTATGTCGGGCGCGGCGACATGGAGCCAGAGGAGTTCCCGGACGCGGTGCGCCTCGCCCGCGAGCGCGAGGCGGCCGGCACCGATCCGGCCAATTACCTGCTCGGCATCCCCAACCTGGGCGACCTGCTGGCCGAGGGGCTGGAGGGGATGGGGCTGCGCTGCGACGTGTGA
- a CDS encoding 16S rRNA (uracil(1498)-N(3))-methyltransferase, translating to MAAYDFSAPRLFLDVPMAEGVVHGLDRAQANYLLGVLRRGEGDGVLVFNGRDGEWWAEIRPTGRKAGDLVLRRRTRPQTEPGDLHYLFAPLKAARLDYVAQKAVEMGASLIRPVITRRTQGDRIKLDRLRANAVEAAEQCGILAIPEIAEAAPLTEALAALEADRLLVFCDEDAPVRDPVAALRQGVARPPAGAGRGGNVPLPLAVVIGPEGGFTPEERALILERPTTIRLSLGPRILRADTAAVAVLALVQAVLGDARGEPPAP from the coding sequence ATGGCGGCCTATGATTTCAGCGCACCGCGCCTGTTCCTCGACGTGCCGATGGCCGAGGGGGTGGTCCACGGCCTCGACCGCGCCCAGGCGAATTACCTGCTCGGGGTCCTGCGCCGGGGCGAGGGGGACGGCGTGCTGGTGTTCAACGGGCGCGACGGGGAATGGTGGGCGGAGATCAGGCCGACCGGCCGCAAGGCGGGCGACCTCGTCCTGCGCCGCCGGACCCGGCCGCAGACGGAGCCCGGGGACCTGCACTACCTCTTCGCCCCCCTGAAGGCGGCGCGGCTCGACTACGTCGCCCAGAAGGCTGTGGAGATGGGCGCGAGCCTGATCCGCCCCGTGATCACGCGCCGCACCCAGGGCGACCGGATCAAGCTCGACCGCCTGCGCGCCAACGCCGTCGAGGCGGCGGAGCAATGCGGCATCCTGGCGATCCCGGAGATCGCCGAGGCGGCGCCGCTGACGGAAGCGCTCGCCGCCCTTGAGGCGGACCGCCTGCTGGTCTTCTGCGACGAGGACGCGCCGGTGCGCGACCCGGTCGCGGCGCTCCGGCAGGGCGTGGCCCGGCCCCCGGCGGGCGCCGGCCGGGGCGGGAACGTCCCGCTCCCGCTCGCCGTTGTGATCGGGCCGGAGGGGGGGTTCACGCCGGAGGAGCGCGCCCTCATCTTGGAACGTCCGACCACGATCCGCCTCTCGCTCGGCCCCAGGATCCTGCGCGCCGACACGGCCGCGGTCGCCGTGCTCGCCCTGGTCCAGGCCGTCCTGGGCGATGCGCGGGGCGAACCGCCGGCGCCCTGA
- a CDS encoding carboxylate-amine ligase: MAADFALCIEEDVFLNDAQKRDAARARMRDFLGVCRRDFPAARHDLIEPRLIWSTPPVADLAEARRALEALRGGIGALAAARGLTVMAAGTHPIALWSRVRPRDAAARDRVQRDLQMVGSRTVVCGLSIRVGLPEGVSRIDVMNRIQPFLPLILALSTSSPFWQAQRTGLMGYRLAASRELPRSGLPPYFRDEDDHARYLAALMRAGAIADLAHVWWVIRPAGEAHALDLRIADSCTRLDDTLAIAALTRCLVRRLARDPSLQRDLTGATHAITAENCWRAQRSGIHGSLMTESGEAEPVPALLSRTLALVAEDGAALGCTAELDLARWIVARGTSADRQLALFTEAQGRGLPVREALACVVDWLSAETIGANPSWH; this comes from the coding sequence ATGGCCGCAGATTTCGCGCTCTGCATCGAGGAAGACGTCTTTCTCAACGACGCGCAGAAGCGGGACGCCGCGCGCGCGCGGATGCGGGACTTCCTCGGCGTCTGCCGCCGGGACTTCCCGGCCGCGCGCCACGACCTGATCGAGCCCCGGCTGATCTGGTCGACACCGCCGGTCGCGGACCTCGCCGAGGCCCGCCGGGCGCTGGAGGCGCTGCGGGGCGGGATCGGGGCGCTCGCCGCCGCGCGCGGCCTCACCGTCATGGCGGCGGGCACCCACCCGATCGCCCTGTGGAGCCGGGTGCGCCCGCGCGACGCCGCCGCCCGCGACCGCGTGCAGCGCGACCTGCAGATGGTCGGCAGCCGCACCGTGGTCTGCGGCCTGTCGATCCGGGTCGGGCTGCCGGAGGGCGTGTCGCGCATCGACGTGATGAACCGGATCCAGCCCTTCCTGCCGCTGATCCTGGCGCTCTCGACCTCCTCGCCCTTCTGGCAGGCGCAGCGCACCGGGCTGATGGGCTACCGGCTCGCGGCCTCGCGCGAATTGCCCCGCAGCGGCCTGCCACCCTACTTCCGCGACGAGGACGACCACGCGCGCTACCTCGCGGCCCTGATGCGCGCCGGGGCGATCGCCGACCTCGCCCATGTCTGGTGGGTGATCCGGCCCGCCGGCGAGGCGCATGCCCTCGACCTGCGCATCGCCGACAGCTGCACGCGCCTCGACGACACCCTGGCGATCGCCGCCCTGACGCGCTGCCTCGTGCGGCGGCTCGCCCGGGACCCGTCGCTCCAGCGCGACCTCACCGGCGCCACCCACGCGATCACGGCGGAGAATTGCTGGCGGGCGCAGCGCTCCGGCATCCACGGCAGCCTGATGACGGAATCGGGCGAGGCCGAGCCCGTGCCGGCGCTGCTCTCCCGCACCCTCGCCCTCGTCGCCGAGGACGGGGCCGCCCTCGGCTGCACGGCCGAACTCGACCTCGCCCGCTGGATCGTCGCCCGCGGCACCAGCGCGGACCGCCAGCTCGCCCTGTTCACGGAGGCGCAGGGCCGCGGCCTGCCGGTCCGGGAGGCCCTGGCCTGCGTGGTGGACTGGCTCTCGGCCGAGACGATCGGCGCCAATCCGAGCTGGCATTGA
- the ubiA gene encoding 4-hydroxybenzoate octaprenyltransferase, whose product MRPAQVAEEPAPGLTGAADRPVADAVTGHWVDRHAPASVRPYLRLARIERPIGWWLLLLPCWWSASLAAVATGRLGPNLWHLALFLVGAIAMRGAGSTYNDIADRDLDARVERTRLRPLPSGRLRVRHALAFLVAQALVGLAVLLQFNAFAIGVGLVSLVPVAFYPFMKRVMPVPQLVLGLAFAWGALMGWAGLVGRLDPAPLWLYAGAIAWVIGYDTIYAVQDIEDDEIAGIKSSARFFGTHVRAAVAACFAGAVACIGVAAAQSGVGPLGFLGLVLFAGHLAWQVHRLDPRDGALALRLFRSNRDAGLILFAGLTLDALWQGLA is encoded by the coding sequence GTGAGGCCGGCGCAGGTGGCGGAGGAGCCGGCGCCCGGCCTCACGGGTGCCGCCGACCGGCCGGTCGCGGACGCGGTGACCGGACACTGGGTCGACCGGCACGCCCCCGCTTCGGTGCGGCCCTACCTGCGGCTCGCGCGCATCGAGCGCCCGATCGGCTGGTGGCTCCTGCTCCTGCCCTGCTGGTGGTCGGCGTCCCTCGCCGCCGTCGCGACCGGGCGGTTGGGGCCGAATCTCTGGCACCTCGCCCTCTTCCTCGTCGGCGCGATCGCCATGCGGGGGGCAGGCTCGACCTACAACGACATCGCGGACCGTGACCTCGACGCGCGGGTCGAGCGCACGCGGCTGCGGCCGCTGCCCTCGGGGCGCCTGCGGGTGCGGCACGCCCTCGCCTTCCTGGTGGCGCAAGCCCTCGTCGGCCTCGCGGTGCTGCTGCAGTTCAACGCCTTCGCGATCGGGGTCGGGCTCGTCTCGCTCGTGCCGGTCGCCTTCTACCCGTTCATGAAGCGGGTGATGCCGGTGCCCCAGCTGGTCCTCGGGCTCGCCTTCGCCTGGGGCGCGCTGATGGGCTGGGCCGGGCTGGTCGGGCGGCTCGATCCGGCGCCGCTCTGGCTCTACGCCGGGGCGATCGCCTGGGTCATCGGCTACGACACGATCTACGCGGTCCAGGACATCGAGGACGACGAGATCGCCGGCATCAAGTCCTCGGCGCGCTTCTTCGGCACCCACGTGCGGGCGGCGGTGGCGGCCTGCTTCGCCGGCGCGGTCGCCTGCATCGGCGTTGCCGCGGCGCAGAGCGGGGTGGGTCCCCTCGGCTTCCTCGGCCTCGTCCTGTTCGCGGGCCACCTCGCCTGGCAGGTGCACCGCCTCGATCCGCGCGACGGGGCCCTGGCCCTGCGGCTCTTCCGCTCCAACCGCGATGCCGGGCTGATCCTGTTCGCCGGCCTCACCCTCGACGCGCTCTGGCAGGGGCTCGCCTGA
- a CDS encoding inositol monophosphatase family protein — translation MASPLDPRALLPQVRATVREAALLALPFFRAGERTTARVWSKSGGSPVTEADVAVDTFLKIRLSELAPRAAWLSEETRDDPVRLAHDLVWIVDPIDGTRAFLSGDPDWSIAIALLAEGEPVLGMVAAPVTGLLYEAVAGEGARRNGEPIRVTDQADLARARVAGPKPMVDHLERALGLGGTPDALVRLRRIPSLALRVARVAEGLVDVGLISSDARDWDLAGADLILREAGGAMLDLAGRVPSYNRREPVHGELVAAPQSMQAALLSAMR, via the coding sequence ATGGCCTCCCCCCTCGACCCGCGCGCGCTCCTCCCCCAGGTCCGCGCCACCGTGCGCGAGGCGGCGCTGCTGGCGCTGCCCTTCTTCCGCGCGGGCGAGCGCACGACCGCGCGCGTCTGGAGCAAGTCGGGCGGCTCGCCGGTGACCGAGGCGGACGTCGCGGTGGACACGTTCCTGAAGATCCGGCTGAGCGAACTCGCCCCGCGGGCGGCGTGGCTCTCGGAGGAGACGCGCGACGACCCGGTCCGGCTCGCGCACGACCTCGTCTGGATCGTCGACCCGATCGACGGCACCCGGGCCTTCCTGTCGGGGGATCCCGACTGGTCGATCGCGATCGCGCTCCTGGCGGAGGGCGAGCCGGTGCTCGGCATGGTGGCGGCGCCCGTGACCGGGCTCCTCTACGAGGCCGTGGCCGGGGAGGGGGCGCGGCGCAACGGCGAGCCGATCCGGGTCACCGATCAGGCGGACCTCGCCCGCGCCCGGGTCGCCGGCCCCAAGCCGATGGTGGACCACCTGGAGCGCGCGCTCGGCCTCGGCGGGACGCCGGACGCGCTGGTTCGCCTGCGACGCATCCCCTCGCTGGCGCTGCGGGTGGCGCGGGTGGCCGAGGGGCTGGTCGATGTCGGGCTGATCTCGTCGGATGCCCGCGACTGGGACCTCGCCGGGGCGGACCTGATCCTGCGCGAGGCGGGCGGGGCGATGCTGGATCTCGCCGGCCGCGTGCCGTCCTACAATCGCCGCGAGCCGGTCCACGGCGAACTCGTCGCCGCGCCGCAATCGATGCAGGCAGCACTCCTGTCGGCGATGCGCTGA
- a CDS encoding DUF6101 family protein, translated as MATRSNRTNRQATPRRPFGPLPTIHRGPVQAEPSPLPIVGRMPGAGRAASVALCLDAEASDAAGEDRFAVMLLDRDGDPLMQLGLYGDADVVAVWRRLGAETGLPLLVIQEDGAVTAMGAQIGRVKLGAVRIRRRHGLLNHRRPRFLCRRKTGKLPLRPAVYREEAPLTDRSV; from the coding sequence ATGGCCACGAGATCGAACCGCACGAATCGCCAAGCCACCCCGCGCCGGCCCTTCGGCCCGCTGCCCACGATCCATCGCGGGCCGGTCCAGGCCGAGCCGTCCCCGCTCCCGATCGTCGGCCGGATGCCCGGCGCGGGCCGGGCGGCGAGCGTGGCGCTCTGCCTCGACGCCGAGGCGAGCGACGCGGCCGGGGAGGATCGCTTCGCCGTGATGCTGCTCGACCGGGACGGCGACCCGCTGATGCAGCTCGGCCTCTACGGCGACGCGGACGTCGTCGCGGTGTGGCGCCGCCTCGGGGCCGAGACCGGCCTGCCGCTCCTGGTGATCCAGGAGGACGGCGCGGTGACCGCGATGGGCGCGCAGATCGGCCGGGTCAAGCTCGGCGCGGTGCGCATCCGCCGCCGCCACGGGCTCCTCAACCACCGCCGGCCGCGCTTCCTGTGCCGCCGCAAGACCGGCAAGCTGCCCCTGCGCCCGGCCGTGTACCGGGAGGAGGCCCCCCTCACCGACCGGAGCGTCTGA
- the rpsD gene encoding 30S ribosomal protein S4 → MSKRIQAKHKLDRRLGQNIWGRPKSPVNRREYGPGQHGQRRKGKLSDFGTQLRAKQKLKGYYANITEKQFRRYYAEAIRLRGDSGENLVGLLERRLDAVVYRSKFVATPFAARQFVNHGHIRVNGQRVNIPSYLVKPGDVIEVKESSKQLEIVVVASQLAERDVPDYIEADHGKMTARFTRVPTLSEVPYPVHMEPNQVIEFYSR, encoded by the coding sequence ATGTCAAAACGTATCCAGGCCAAGCACAAGCTCGATCGCCGCTTGGGCCAGAACATCTGGGGCCGCCCCAAGAGCCCCGTCAACCGGCGCGAATACGGCCCCGGCCAGCACGGACAGCGCCGCAAGGGCAAGCTCTCCGACTTCGGCACGCAGCTGCGCGCGAAGCAGAAGCTGAAGGGCTACTACGCCAACATCACCGAGAAGCAGTTCCGCCGCTACTACGCGGAGGCGATCCGCCTGCGCGGCGACTCGGGCGAGAACCTCGTCGGCCTGCTGGAGCGCCGCCTCGACGCGGTCGTGTACCGGTCGAAATTCGTGGCGACCCCCTTCGCGGCCCGCCAGTTCGTGAACCACGGCCACATCCGGGTGAACGGCCAGCGCGTCAACATCCCGAGCTACCTCGTGAAGCCGGGCGACGTGATCGAGGTGAAGGAATCCTCCAAGCAGCTGGAGATCGTGGTCGTGGCCTCGCAGCTCGCCGAGCGCGACGTGCCGGACTACATCGAGGCGGATCACGGCAAGATGACCGCGCGCTTCACCCGCGTGCCGACCCTCTCCGAGGTGCCCTACCCGGTGCACATGGAGCCGAACCAGGTCATCGAGTTCTACTCGCGCTGA